In Gammaproteobacteria bacterium, a genomic segment contains:
- a CDS encoding NAD(P)/FAD-dependent oxidoreductase, with amino-acid sequence MRTERELTIIGAGLAGSLLAIFLACRGFRVTMYERNPDMRRHAIPAGRSINLALAHRGLRALRAVGLDEPVRKLLIPMRGRMLHDERGQLTLAPYGRTPAEVIHSVSRPGLNHLLMDAAEAAGAKILFEHRCADLDFATGSLYLHDERKNLAHSVARATIIAADGGGSAVRQALVKHLGVKVVEDLLPHGYKELTIPAGAGGKHQMEREALHIWPRGGYMLIALPNLDGSFTATLFLANEGEPSFGTLAKPAALLAFFKQNFADALALLPDLEAEFYRHPTGLMGTVHCSRWHVQDKLLLLGDAAHAIVPFHGQGMNCAFEDCLILDQYIGKHGDDWERVFAEFERQRRPDTEAIAAMALENYAEMRDAVRDPKFHLQKKLGFLLEERHPGVFVPRYSMVMFHHLSYSEARRRGAIQQGILDELTRDTDRLERINLERADTLIAQRLGDMPIEA; translated from the coding sequence ATGCGAACTGAAAGGGAACTCACAATCATCGGTGCCGGCCTGGCCGGCAGCCTGCTCGCCATTTTCCTGGCGTGCCGCGGCTTCCGGGTGACCATGTACGAACGCAATCCCGACATGCGCCGCCACGCGATTCCCGCCGGGCGCTCCATCAATCTGGCGCTCGCCCACCGCGGCCTGCGTGCCTTGCGCGCGGTGGGACTGGACGAACCGGTCAGAAAACTGCTGATTCCCATGCGCGGCCGGATGCTCCACGACGAACGCGGCCAGCTAACACTCGCTCCTTACGGCCGCACGCCTGCGGAAGTCATCCATTCGGTTTCTCGCCCCGGCTTGAACCATCTGCTCATGGACGCGGCGGAAGCGGCCGGCGCAAAAATTCTGTTCGAACACCGCTGTGCCGACCTGGATTTCGCTACTGGCAGTTTGTATTTGCATGACGAGCGAAAAAACCTCGCGCACAGCGTAGCGCGTGCCACAATTATTGCCGCCGATGGCGGCGGCTCAGCTGTGCGGCAAGCGTTGGTCAAACATCTCGGCGTGAAAGTGGTGGAAGACCTGTTACCTCACGGTTACAAAGAGCTGACAATCCCTGCCGGAGCCGGAGGGAAACATCAGATGGAGCGTGAGGCGCTGCACATCTGGCCGCGCGGCGGCTACATGTTGATTGCCCTGCCCAATCTGGACGGTAGTTTTACCGCGACCCTGTTCCTGGCCAACGAGGGCGAACCCAGCTTCGGCACGCTCGCGAAGCCGGCCGCACTGCTTGCGTTCTTCAAGCAGAATTTCGCCGACGCACTCGCGCTGCTACCCGATCTCGAAGCCGAGTTCTACCGTCATCCCACCGGCCTCATGGGGACGGTGCACTGCTCGCGTTGGCACGTGCAGGACAAGCTTCTGCTCTTGGGTGACGCCGCCCACGCCATCGTGCCGTTCCACGGCCAGGGCATGAATTGCGCGTTCGAGGATTGCCTGATCCTCGATCAATATATCGGCAAGCACGGCGATGATTGGGAGCGGGTATTCGCGGAATTCGAACGGCAACGGCGTCCGGACACGGAAGCCATTGCCGCAATGGCGCTGGAGAACTATGCGGAAATGCGCGATGCGGTACGCGACCCGAAATTTCACCTGCAGAAAAAGCTTGGATTCCTGCTGGAAGAACGCCATCCCGGTGTGTTCGTGCCGCGTTACTCCATGGTGATGTTCCATCACCTGTCCTATTCCGAAGCACGGCGGCGCGGCGCGATCCAGCAGGGCATACTTGACGAACTGACCCGCGATACCGA
- a CDS encoding cyclase family protein, which yields MKIIIEIGGQRYATDKARGISLAIPLQFDGPQPSFFDAPPANATTLQAGGFTGDTRHGGSCNVRTLHLTPHCNGTHTESVAHVTHDGLPPASSRTSLHGATLISVSTERRAGEQVITARQLENALAKFSDGQMRAALIVRTLPNDTAKLTRRYGDGTPWFEPAAMGLCAGIGVEHLLTDLPSLDPMHDAGRLAAHYAFWGLLPGERRGARATRPHCTVTEMIYVPDEAADGYYLLDLQLPPFMTDAAPSRPIIYPLEVA from the coding sequence ATGAAGATCATCATCGAAATCGGCGGTCAGCGCTATGCCACAGACAAGGCCCGCGGCATCAGCCTCGCGATACCACTGCAATTCGACGGACCGCAGCCGTCTTTCTTCGATGCGCCACCAGCCAACGCTACGACGCTGCAAGCCGGCGGATTCACCGGCGACACGCGGCACGGCGGCAGTTGCAACGTGCGTACGTTGCACCTGACGCCGCACTGCAACGGCACGCACACTGAAAGTGTCGCGCACGTGACCCACGACGGACTGCCGCCGGCCAGCTCCCGCACCAGCCTGCACGGTGCCACGTTGATCAGCGTCAGCACGGAACGGCGCGCGGGCGAACAGGTAATCACTGCCCGGCAACTGGAAAACGCGCTCGCCAAATTCAGCGATGGCCAGATGCGCGCCGCGCTCATCGTGCGCACCCTGCCCAACGACACGGCAAAACTCACGCGCCGCTATGGCGACGGCACGCCCTGGTTCGAGCCGGCGGCCATGGGCCTGTGCGCCGGCATCGGCGTCGAGCACCTGCTGACGGACCTGCCCTCGCTCGACCCCATGCACGACGCGGGCAGGCTCGCGGCGCACTATGCGTTCTGGGGTCTGTTGCCCGGAGAGCGCCGCGGCGCGCGTGCCACCCGCCCGCACTGCACGGTTACCGAGATGATCTACGTGCCCGACGAGGCCGCCGACGGCTACTACCTGCTGGACTTGCAACTGCCGCCCTTCATGACCGACGCCGCACCGAGTCGCCCTATCATCTATCCGCTGGAGGTTGCATGA
- the kynU gene encoding kynureninase gives MNFQADAAFAAQLDQDDPLAHYREKFHIPRHADGEEVYLCGNSLGLQPKTAERYLREELEDWQRLAVKAHFAGRRPWMPYHELLTDKTARLVGAEPQEVVNMNSLTANLHLMLVSFYRPTTTRNRILIERGAFPSDRYALASQIRFHGFDPDASLVELAPQTGRATLDTGTVEAAIHEQGERLALVLLPGVQYYSGQAFDIARLTRAAHAAGAVAGFDLAHAAGNLPLQLHDWGADFAVWCSYKYLNAGPGSVAGCFVHARHARDFERPRFAGWWGHDKTTRFRMDPEFVPIQGAQGWQLSNPPILALAPLLASLEIFDEAGMQRLREKSLRLTAYLEFLLDLRLAKDVEILTPRNPAERGCQLSLRLRGSTQHARESFRQLEERGITTDWREPDVIRVAPVPLYNTYADVYRFAEILGEVLNT, from the coding sequence ATGAACTTCCAGGCCGACGCCGCTTTCGCGGCGCAACTCGATCAAGATGATCCTCTGGCTCATTACCGCGAAAAGTTTCACATTCCCCGCCACGCGGACGGCGAAGAAGTTTACCTTTGCGGCAATTCGCTCGGCCTGCAACCGAAAACCGCCGAGCGCTATCTGCGCGAGGAACTGGAAGACTGGCAGCGGCTGGCGGTGAAGGCACATTTCGCCGGCCGCCGTCCCTGGATGCCCTACCACGAATTGCTGACGGACAAGACCGCACGCCTGGTGGGTGCCGAGCCGCAGGAAGTGGTGAACATGAACTCGCTCACCGCCAACCTGCATCTGATGCTGGTGAGCTTCTACCGCCCCACGACTACGCGCAATCGGATTCTGATCGAACGCGGCGCCTTCCCTTCCGACCGTTACGCGCTGGCATCGCAAATTCGTTTCCACGGCTTCGATCCGGACGCGAGCCTCGTCGAACTCGCGCCGCAGACCGGCCGCGCGACTCTGGACACCGGCACAGTCGAAGCGGCCATCCACGAGCAGGGCGAACGCCTTGCGCTGGTGCTGCTGCCCGGCGTGCAGTACTACAGCGGGCAGGCGTTCGATATCGCGCGCCTGACGCGCGCCGCGCACGCGGCCGGTGCCGTGGCAGGGTTTGACCTCGCACACGCCGCCGGCAACCTGCCGCTGCAACTGCACGACTGGGGCGCAGACTTTGCCGTATGGTGCAGCTACAAATACTTGAACGCCGGTCCCGGTTCGGTCGCCGGCTGTTTCGTGCACGCACGCCACGCGCGTGACTTCGAGCGCCCGCGCTTCGCCGGTTGGTGGGGCCACGACAAAACCACGCGCTTTCGCATGGATCCCGAATTTGTTCCCATCCAAGGCGCCCAAGGCTGGCAGCTGAGCAATCCGCCGATTCTGGCGCTCGCGCCGCTGCTCGCTTCGCTGGAAATTTTTGATGAAGCCGGCATGCAGCGGCTGCGGGAAAAATCCCTGCGGCTCACCGCTTATCTGGAATTTCTGCTCGATCTGCGCCTGGCGAAGGATGTGGAGATCCTCACGCCGCGCAATCCCGCCGAGCGCGGCTGTCAGTTGTCACTGCGCTTGCGTGGTTCCACGCAACACGCACGCGAAAGCTTCCGGCAATTGGAAGAGCGCGGGATAACCACAGACTGGCGCGAACCCGACGTGATCCGTGTGGCGCCGGTGCCGCTGTACAACACCTACGCCGATGTATACCGGTTCGCGGAAATACTTGGAGAAGTATTGAATACTTAG